A single window of Selenomonas sputigena DNA harbors:
- a CDS encoding serine hydrolase yields MVKKRTQKSGKAGERAELQRKLDRLHADEKTPKKSSPWLKKAMLCTTLLILVQTALCLGVAEYMWQKQNPDKPSPFLVALLDGSDAAQKELQEHWQSLTSAVRAKQRGGEAEAAERSVQQNSSAAAAKSVPPVPKLAERSSDQEALRADFSAILAQKSPDCSVFLLRPRKEKEPLLYQSHAMQPASMIKLFILAYAMQQAKDGTLSLAEPLSITEANIVGGAGQLNWYDRGKQLTIEQLLERMITDSDNTATNILIDRLGIENIDGYIRQKGYADTRLQHKMMLSNQGRPNLSSVKDIGTLLSLIYRGECVDYEHDKKMLQILSRQKDKDCLPSALPAFLVANKTGEITGVYADGGIAWSDAGDLILVVMDENCRDRQETIALFQRIAQRAAASL; encoded by the coding sequence GTGGTAAAGAAGCGCACGCAAAAATCGGGAAAAGCCGGCGAACGTGCAGAACTGCAAAGGAAGCTCGATCGTCTCCACGCGGATGAAAAGACGCCGAAGAAATCCTCCCCGTGGCTGAAAAAAGCGATGCTCTGCACCACCTTGCTCATCCTCGTGCAAACTGCCCTCTGCCTCGGCGTCGCCGAATACATGTGGCAGAAGCAGAACCCGGACAAGCCCTCGCCGTTCCTCGTCGCTCTTCTCGATGGCAGCGACGCCGCGCAAAAAGAACTGCAAGAGCATTGGCAGAGCCTTACGAGCGCCGTGCGCGCCAAGCAAAGGGGCGGCGAGGCAGAGGCGGCGGAACGCAGCGTACAGCAGAATTCTTCGGCTGCAGCAGCTAAGAGCGTACCGCCTGTACCGAAGCTCGCCGAACGCAGCAGCGATCAAGAAGCGCTGCGTGCCGACTTCTCCGCCATCCTCGCCCAAAAATCTCCCGACTGCTCCGTCTTCCTGCTGCGTCCGCGCAAAGAAAAAGAGCCGCTTCTCTACCAGTCGCATGCCATGCAGCCTGCGAGCATGATCAAGCTCTTCATTCTCGCCTACGCCATGCAGCAAGCGAAAGACGGAACGCTCTCCCTTGCCGAACCGCTCTCCATCACCGAGGCGAACATCGTCGGCGGCGCGGGACAGCTCAACTGGTACGACAGGGGCAAGCAGCTCACGATCGAGCAGCTCTTAGAGCGCATGATCACGGACAGTGACAATACTGCGACGAACATCCTTATCGACCGCCTCGGCATTGAGAACATCGACGGCTACATCCGCCAGAAAGGCTACGCAGACACGCGCCTGCAGCACAAGATGATGCTCTCCAACCAAGGCCGGCCGAACCTCTCCAGCGTCAAGGACATCGGCACGCTCCTTTCGCTCATCTACCGCGGCGAATGTGTCGACTACGAGCACGACAAAAAGATGCTGCAGATCCTCTCGCGCCAGAAGGACAAGGACTGTCTGCCGTCGGCGCTCCCCGCCTTCCTCGTCGCGAACAAGACGGGCGAAATCACAGGCGTCTACGCCGACGGCGGCATCGCGTGGAGCGACGCGGGCGACCTGATTCTCGTCGTCATGGACGAGAACTGCCGCGACCGCCAAGAGACGATCGCGCTCTTTCAACGAATCGCCCAAAGAGCTGCCGCCTCGCTCTGA
- a CDS encoding polysaccharide deacetylase family protein — MQKNTENTSGKNFLQNRHAKMFVLIACLMIACIAGWRIAWSELHTEDNAAEPSTAQTTDNGAPAADPAKKTPPSGNYVVVSDDFSNLQITDAQTPVYDIYTLAERREKGLPTEMPDLIPYTMPNVAYLTFDDGPDAKNTPAILDILKERGIHATFYVIGSMAEAHPDVLKRIFAEGHAIGNHSYSHRYDILYPNKENFLEEIVHTDEVIYNILGVRPLIVRAPGGAASMFKPGYSAMLKENGYVNHDWNVSSEDATGNNVSVQKILGSISYTCANRPKDRGAIVLMHSKDGKETTVEALPAIIDMLQGAGFTFGVMTPRTAQPW, encoded by the coding sequence TTGCAAAAGAACACGGAAAACACCAGCGGCAAGAACTTCCTGCAGAACCGCCACGCGAAGATGTTCGTGCTCATCGCTTGCCTCATGATCGCCTGCATCGCAGGCTGGCGCATCGCATGGAGCGAACTTCATACGGAAGACAACGCTGCGGAACCCTCGACGGCACAGACAACGGACAACGGCGCTCCCGCGGCCGACCCTGCAAAAAAGACGCCGCCGAGCGGCAACTACGTCGTCGTCAGTGACGACTTCAGCAACCTCCAGATCACCGACGCGCAGACGCCCGTCTACGACATCTATACGCTCGCCGAGCGCCGCGAAAAGGGACTTCCCACCGAGATGCCGGACCTCATCCCCTATACGATGCCGAATGTCGCCTACCTGACCTTTGACGACGGCCCCGACGCGAAGAACACGCCCGCCATCCTCGACATCCTGAAGGAGCGTGGCATACACGCCACCTTCTATGTCATCGGCAGCATGGCAGAAGCGCACCCCGACGTCCTCAAGCGCATCTTCGCCGAAGGCCATGCCATCGGCAACCACAGCTACAGCCACCGCTACGACATTCTCTATCCGAATAAGGAAAACTTCCTCGAAGAGATTGTCCACACCGATGAAGTGATCTACAACATTCTCGGCGTGCGTCCGCTCATCGTCCGCGCCCCGGGCGGCGCCGCCAGCATGTTCAAGCCCGGCTACAGCGCCATGCTCAAGGAAAACGGCTATGTGAACCACGACTGGAACGTCAGCAGCGAAGATGCGACGGGCAACAACGTCAGCGTGCAGAAAATCCTCGGCTCAATCAGCTACACCTGCGCCAACCGTCCCAAGGATCGCGGCGCCATCGTCCTCATGCACAGCAAGGACGGCAAGGAAACGACGGTCGAGGCGCTGCCCGCCATCATCGACATGCTGCAGGGCGCAGGCTTCACGTTCGGCGTCATGACGCCGCGGACGGCGCAGCCGTGGTAA
- the hisC gene encoding histidinol-phosphate transaminase, giving the protein MSLYDNIRRVTPYVPGEQPAGKVIKLNTNECPYAPSPRVAEAIAACDAGRLRLYPEPDCHTLKEAIAAHYAVKPDEVFVGVGSDDVLALAFLTFFAGEKPVLFPDITYSFYDVWAGLYAIPYETVPLGADFTLRPKDYARQNGGVIFANPNAPTGLALPLSGVEEILATNPESVVIVDEAYVDFGAETALPLLKKYENLVVVRTMSKSRALAGMRIGYAFASKRLIRALEDVKASINSYTMTTLSLAAGKAAIEDEDYFQETLGKIIKTREETKASLQKLGFSVTESKTNFLFARNPDIPAQTLFETLRNRGIYVRYFKKPRIDEHLRITIGTDEDMKQLLEELRRLSQR; this is encoded by the coding sequence ATGAGCCTGTACGATAACATCCGCCGCGTCACCCCCTACGTCCCCGGCGAGCAGCCTGCGGGCAAGGTCATCAAACTGAACACGAACGAATGCCCCTACGCGCCCTCGCCGCGCGTCGCCGAAGCCATCGCCGCCTGCGACGCCGGCCGCCTGCGCCTCTACCCCGAACCGGACTGCCACACTTTGAAGGAAGCGATCGCCGCGCATTACGCGGTCAAGCCGGACGAAGTCTTCGTCGGCGTCGGCTCCGACGACGTTCTCGCGCTCGCCTTCCTCACCTTCTTTGCCGGGGAAAAGCCCGTGCTCTTCCCCGACATTACCTACTCCTTCTACGACGTCTGGGCTGGGCTTTACGCCATTCCCTACGAGACCGTGCCGCTCGGGGCGGACTTCACGCTCCGCCCCAAAGACTACGCGCGTCAAAACGGCGGCGTCATCTTCGCGAACCCCAACGCGCCGACGGGACTTGCGCTTCCCCTCTCAGGCGTTGAAGAAATCCTCGCGACGAATCCCGAGTCCGTCGTCATCGTCGATGAAGCCTACGTCGATTTCGGCGCAGAAACAGCGCTCCCGCTGCTCAAAAAATATGAGAACCTCGTCGTCGTGCGCACGATGTCGAAATCGCGCGCTCTCGCCGGCATGCGCATCGGCTACGCCTTCGCATCAAAGCGGCTCATCCGTGCCCTAGAGGACGTCAAGGCGTCGATCAACTCCTACACGATGACGACGCTCTCTCTCGCCGCAGGAAAAGCCGCCATCGAGGACGAAGACTACTTTCAGGAAACGCTTGGAAAAATCATCAAGACGCGCGAGGAAACGAAGGCGTCTCTTCAAAAGCTTGGCTTTTCCGTCACGGAATCGAAGACGAACTTCCTCTTCGCGCGAAATCCCGACATCCCGGCGCAAACGCTCTTCGAAACCTTGCGAAATCGCGGCATCTATGTGCGCTACTTCAAGAAACCGCGCATCGACGAACACCTGCGCATCACCATCGGCACGGACGAGGACATGAAGCAGCTTCTCGAAGAACTCCGCCGCCTCAGCCAAAGATGA